The DNA segment TAACAAACGATGCGCTCAGTCTTGTAACTGACCGGCACCGCAATAGTGCTCCTGCcagatttgattttatttataaaagtcaaGTAGACTTCAAGTATCAATGAGAGATTTACTAGTCTCAAGGGTTTGTTCTGTTACAGGGACTTCAGGATTAGCCAAAACGGCCGTAGGTTACTTGATTCCAAGCTTGCAGATATTCCAGGTTCAATAACAgaagaaacaataaaatccATACAGACATGCTACCATTGCCATCGTATGTAAACCTAAAAAAAGTAGACTCGAATTATTTCTAAAGAGGATTCTAGAAAAAAACATcatcttaatattaagtaattctatttcaaataaaaattcaagataacttcttttttaaattacagaaTGTGGGACTAGACTCGACAGAATCTCTGCTATTCAAATGAGCAAACGCGTTGCGAGCGTTAAAGAGGGGTCCAGGGTCGCTCTTGCTTACTACCAGGGCCTCAACTGCATAACTGATACGCTTAAAACCTCCGGTGCAGCAGCACTACATAGGCGGTAGGAGATGGGTGTATCTTCTCTATCTATttactctgcatcttctaccctTCGGATTCCTTcggagagtgtccatggcggtggtatcacttaacatcaggtgatcctCCTGCTAATTTGCCGCCTgctctataaatattattgcaatacatgtgaaaaaaacaaaaagtattaatGCAATACATGTGAATGGTTAAACTTTTCGTTCtcaactttatatttatgtcgAAGATACGCGGTGTACAGGGTTATGCGCGAGCCGCATGTTTGGGGGCGTAAGTGTTTGGAGTCATATTACCTGGGATTCTGGAAAATAAACCATATCTCCAACGAATGACAGTATTCCATACTTGCCAATCCTCTGCTCTCAgcgaatttattatatcaagAATAAATGTACGCTAAGAGGCTGGATACAGTAAAACTAACAACAGAATCAATCAAAATTCTCATGTTGAATCTGTTATTTTTGTCCAGTAAGatcttatttgaaattttcatTTCTCCCGGACATACACCCTGCCACATTTTATCGCCGCAaatggataaaaataaattgttccACATCTCTATTGTCTATTCCATATATATTCATGTCCCTATGACACTTACAAGTTGATGAAATCGGGAGCTTTGTAGTGCACGCAGTGCcagttttaaaaaacaaaattctcTAAAACTTTTTTAGGACAACCCATTTTGATCTCTTACGGTTTGGCCAGGACGTTAGTGTAACAAACAGATTGAAAATAtcccatttttataaatttttctatatcccaaatctaataaagtttaaagcTATAcacattcatattttttcagTACAGCCAGGTACTCCAAACTCACTTCCAATTCGACAATATTTTTGCCGTGAATGGCGGCCATCTTGCTTTTGTGTTTTCAAATACGATCCTAGATGACAACGATTAGACAATCCGTTGACTAAATTTTCGAATCTTCTGTCTCTGGAATTGCCATATTTATTCACTATTATCTTAAAGTTTCTGTACGAAAACGTTAAAGTGATTTCTCTTCTCACTTCAGAGTATCTTATGTGGGTTGCAAGTTGTACCTTAAAATTCGTATCCAATGACCTAATTagaaactgtttatttaaatgttttttttattacgattgCGAAACTCACGAATGCAAACCTAAAAAACCTGCCTCCGCCTTTATTGAACTACGCTTAATTGCTGCGCtaagaaaacaatataattctAGGTATTTTTGTAGTacaactgaaaaaaaattgcattttattgctcaaaaaaactattaagtaTACAAAACTTTCTTTAATACTTCGTTTCTATGCGTTTCGAGTGCTTTTCGGCAACCGTAGTCAGCTAGCTCGTTGTTTATTCTGTAAATACTTTCCCATATCccgtaatttttataataataatttagtactTCTACGAGatcaagaaatatttataaaataatatttttctactcATACTCATAAAAACACATAGTCACAAAAGTAAGATTTATTATATGCAAtggatataataaatgtaactttttCAATACTCTCAGATCATGACGGGCTCTTAATTTAAGTGTCCTTGTAAGGTTGTGAGTGCTTTACTGATGTTCATAAACATCATTTATGTgattctaaattaataaacaaagttaGAGTTTGATTACCCAAGTGGTCAGAGACCAATAGGTGACCGTGACGAGTGGCTCTGAAACattgttattgctcaattttATTACCGATATTAATTATGACTATTTGGTATTTGTAAAGTAAAGTCCTATTTACATGAAACCCACATAAAGGTTATTTAAGCCGTAACAAAAAGAGCATGTACCGATGAATTAAAAGCATGGTCGGACGGACGTGCAGGGGCAACCCCAGGGGCTTGGAGTGGTCGTTTCCGGTGTtgcaattacaattaaatgatTGGCCACTGATTGGAAAATCAACTTCCTAATCAGTGTGACCGTGGCGGACAGGTTACGTTAATAACTTATGAAATTTTCGAAACAGTAGACAACAAGTTCAAAATTGATATCCGGCGTTTCAGTTCGTTTATACTGATTGACGTAGATTAGATactcaatttttaataaatttttaaccggTTTGATACATGCGATAATATTggaaaatgatattttgataGTAGGCCTATAATAACTACGGTATAACAAAAATCAAGTATTTTATAGTATGGCTTAGTGGCTAACGCAAACGGTTTCGAAATTCGGGAAAACATTATGAGCACGCaagaaaatatagtttaaaagaTTATGAAATTTACAGAGACGTTGGGATTTATATTGTCAATGTAAAAGACATTGGCAATAAATTCTTGATGTTGACAGTGGCAGAGGCAGCCAACAAACCAATCTAATTCCTTAGCTCTTGCCGGCCCTCAGTTCACAGTTGGGAATTGTCAATTGTGAACTAAATGATAAATCCACTGTTTATTCATtaacaattgttattatttcaaagtaacaAGTATCTCAAGAAAACTCTTATCTTATAGTTCAAGGTTTTACTATCGATTACCCAAGAGTAATCTGCCCCCCGTATTGcgagattattttaattttgctaCTTATGTTTTGAGTGATCGTGGACTTGTGCctgttactttaaaattaattattctaacTCTAAGTAAATATTGAAGTTtcaaaatgatttcaattaaTAGTGGTgattctaatttaaataatgcttTACACCGCTGGCTTAAGCTCGACAAGGTTTGTGATGTTTTATATGGATACCTAAGTGATgctaatttttaaacttttgagacagattttatatagaacctctatttcattattttagaatTCGACTACACACCGCGAAGTTCTTGAGGACATAGAGCATTGTAGATgggataaattaaaaaaaacaatgttaagTAGACAGAAATTTGGCACAGCTGGACTCCGTGGAAGAATGGGTGCTGGTTACATGTGCATGAATGATGTAGTTGTGTTACAAACAGCACAGGTGAAgcatatgaatattattttctatacagTACAGTAGCATCTCAAAACACAAGTTTAATGAAAACCATTTAAAAGTACATgcaatatgtaaatttttaattctgttatttaagtattaaagTTAAGAGTGatgtataaattgaataaaataaaatattgtatttagaCGTAAGCTATGTTGGTAGTTCACAATTAttgcatttaaatatttaaaacaaatacaatgaTGAGCTATGTTAGGCAGTGGTTTAAGCTTATCATGCTCTATCACGAGTTTATATTGACTTTTTATCCTGCAACTCATGAAAAGTCAATAGTACACTAAACCTTTTCTGTGTCAATTTCAGGGGCTTTgttcttatgttaaaaaagTATGTACTCAACGTCAACTAATCAATGGTATTGTGGTTGGATTTGATGGCAGATATAATAGCAAAAGGTATTTTTGATTtatgacaaaattattatcttaCTTAACTAAGCATGTGAGAATAACATATGATAAGGGATCTCAGAAGTGAACTTTAGACAttggatattaaaaaataatatattataaataaaatatattttaggtttGCAGAATTAACAGCAAAAGTATTTATCTCGTCGTCAATACCAGTGCATCTATTTTCATTAGTTTGCCCCACACCTCTGGTTTCTTTTGCAACCATTCTCTATGGTGCTGCTGCTGGAGTTATGGTGACAGCGTCCCATAATCCAAAAGAGGACAATGGGTACAAAGTTTACTGGGGCAATGGGTCTCAAGTGATTTCACCACATGATGACagtattttgtatgaaattttaaattgtttagagTGAGTAGTTCATTTTATGCATACACTGCTTGCACTCACCTTGTAATacacattttcctaatttataataatatctcaACACTTGagatgtattttttgtatttcctCTTATTGGAAGTcacattttttcataaaatataactacagtcaaaatctgttataattaCATCTATGGGTATCTCAAAAACTGTTAGATGTAACAGCCAATGacattgttattaagtacctaatacaatagagTTCAACCTTTGATTTTGATCAATATAActggtatgttgttctaaactatgttgtcgtaaacggttttggctgtaataaaaattacctttTAAAAACTAGCTTGTCCTTATTTGAGGTTCAcatccatataaggagtgtattataaattttgtttgccAATTTTAACTCTTACCAGTTATTTCTAGGATCCCAGATGATCATTGGAATATTGATGAgctgaaaaataatgaaatggtCAGAAACTGTCAGGAGGAAGTGACCACTAAGTACATGGAGTATATTCAAAGTAGTCTTCATAATGATGTACTGGAACAGAACAAACATGCTAAAATATCTACTGTATATAGCGCAATGCATGGAGTTGGCTATGAGTTTATCTTGAAGGCTTTTGATGCTGCCAATCTAAAGGTGGACtatgttttcttatataaatttagaaagaATCCCACTGCGTAAAATATTGGAttttcagtaaaaaaaattgtgttgtaTAGTTATCTGTGTCTTCTCGTCCACTTCATAAGTGACCTTACAAGACCTCGCTTTTATTCAGTtttgaaaaactttattaacctaTATTTGTGACATGTTCAGGTCCCTATAAGTGTAAAAGACCAACAAGATCCCAACCCTGACTTTCCGACTGTGGTCTTCCCAAATCCTGAAGAAAAAGAATGTCTTGAGATGAGCAAAGCTTTAGCGGAACAAAATGGGGTTCAACTCGTACTAGTGAACGATCCCGATGCAGATAGACTGGCCGTGGCTGAATATAACCTTGAGTGAGGGCCAAACTTATTTCATTCTATTAATCCAGTATTTTTGGGCAAAAATCTCTTTCAGCAAATATGAAACAGTATTAAATTTCCAAACAATTgtcttaaatgtataataatatatcctTTTAGAACAAAATCATGGAAAGTTTTCTCTGGTAATGAAATGGGCTCACTTCTGGGATGGTGGATATTAAAACAGCATTTAATCCGAACTGAGTCTTTCGATTCCGGTGCCAGTGAACCGGTGTATCTGTTGGCCAGTTTTGTCAGTTCAAAGATGTTGGCGGCCGTTTCAAGAGGCAAAGGCCTTTTTGTCGAGACCCTTACTGGATTTAAATGGATGGGTCAGACATTTTCATTATGTATATTGTTGTTTATTAATcatgcaaaaataatttaaattcatagtGTTGTGTTCAAAAGTAACCTGACCTAGCCTTAtaaa comes from the Pieris brassicae chromosome 4, ilPieBrab1.1, whole genome shotgun sequence genome and includes:
- the LOC123708730 gene encoding phosphoglucomutase-2, with the translated sequence MISINSGDSNLNNALHRWLKLDKNSTTHREVLEDIEHCRWDKLKKTMLSRQKFGTAGLRGRMGAGYMCMNDVVVLQTAQGLCSYVKKVCTQRQLINGIVVGFDGRYNSKRFAELTAKVFISSSIPVHLFSLVCPTPLVSFATILYGAAAGVMVTASHNPKEDNGYKVYWGNGSQVISPHDDSILYEILNCLEIPDDHWNIDELKNNEMVRNCQEEVTTKYMEYIQSSLHNDVLEQNKHAKISTVYSAMHGVGYEFILKAFDAANLKVPISVKDQQDPNPDFPTVVFPNPEEKECLEMSKALAEQNGVQLVLVNDPDADRLAVAEYNLETKSWKVFSGNEMGSLLGWWILKQHLIRTESFDSGASEPVYLLASFVSSKMLAAVSRGKGLFVETLTGFKWMGNATLLLKKEGKVPIFAFEEAIGYMCSPSVPDKDGVSAAVQVASLASHLYSRRSSLQNQLQVLYRDFGYHVSYNGYFLLNEPTVVQKIFLRIRNFHGKGVYPKAVGPCEVVFVNDFTAGVKIPEESDTEGEAKISGTGLDQKYTSGEMITFRCSNGLSVTVRTSGTEPKLKYYTELVCQADTVCAQEAKKMELENMVKAFIDELIQPTENGLTG